A single genomic interval of Stieleria maiorica harbors:
- a CDS encoding prepilin-type N-terminal cleavage/methylation domain-containing protein: MRPRRRGLTFFELTVVMMIMAVLAAVAVSHFARSLQARNARHAAIQLADYVDYIRNTAINEGRSTSLSIDPAGDRFWSTDVDFPDQVGVPISVLVKDRFDDRLEITASFDSATTLTFNLEGTPTVGGTPLVNGVISIDTREVAYEIRIGAGPGRASIVEVEPETPAEASQTQSSGS, from the coding sequence ATGCGCCCTCGTCGACGTGGATTGACGTTCTTCGAATTGACCGTGGTCATGATGATCATGGCGGTGCTGGCTGCCGTCGCAGTCTCCCACTTCGCCCGCTCGTTGCAGGCCCGAAACGCGCGTCACGCCGCGATCCAGCTGGCTGACTATGTGGACTACATTCGCAACACCGCGATCAACGAAGGCCGGTCGACCAGCCTTTCGATCGATCCGGCTGGCGACCGTTTCTGGAGCACCGATGTGGACTTCCCGGACCAAGTCGGTGTCCCGATCAGCGTCCTCGTCAAAGACCGGTTCGATGACCGTCTGGAAATCACCGCGTCCTTTGATTCCGCAACGACGTTGACGTTCAATCTGGAAGGAACGCCGACCGTTGGCGGAACACCACTCGTGAACGGAGTGATCTCGATCGACACCCGCGAGGTGGCATACGAGATTCGCATCGGTGCGGGGCCGGGCAGGGCCAGCATTGTCGAAGTCGAACCGGAGACACCGGCCGAAGCCAGCCAGACTCAAAGCAGCGGGTCGTAA
- a CDS encoding AAA family ATPase, whose translation MKVKDLNIDGFGVWTGLSIDSLPDGMTLFYGPNEAGKTTVMQFLRSMLYGFTAERREKYLPPIYGGTPGGAVRVTGPGGGYQIRRHAKMTDESVVGQLAVTGQDGLAQGQHRLSMLLGQIDEPIFTNVFAIGMRELQELNTLDDTAAADELYKLSSGLDRVSLVDVIRSLRDGRKSLIGQSSKNAKADADKLESLLRRREDLRDEVQRLTGQSRRWSELASLRQTQQKEISDLRTRITAWERESRHVEAAISVFDQWTDRTRIAGEIAAIEAETHLPDEAPGQLVQIEAMIQDRRTKLEEVKTKRRSLRDKAAQLPVSAGMLDLQGRIEAATEQATWVESLEEQIEKVDTQILKARNQLVADAEKLGLSDEDRQSIISGDSTQMPDLSRQTLSALSGPAKRVKEQLFLLKQARGEGVEHKKRMEHFDEELGEVLQRTRATDLQQAIRQENEHLASLRRAMQLGEHIEKLKRHYRSLENESVDLSTAEVLPIDSLLLMGLPFVVGGACLIVAFSHFLGITWFLAGEPTPTAGMVWMLFGLMAITLYFFSKQNNHRSTTVDREDCDRQIDLLRKQIRELEAEEDDVESELPGSSQPIEFRVRQAELLLTDLEASMPSYHAHAAAKQAYETARAKAVKAAENLKAARRQWSATLRKLGLADSMSPRSVRKLSEGYETLQGSLRRLEELQAEKDQRERERQGIAKRIEALYSESLQISEKDQQQASNDDHSDDTAREAAAEPAPRRGSRIGPLEQLNHLQEEIQRQRHWIKRRRDLKDQDAQLKRQHASLARAIERGEQQRRALWAKCGVATPEQFYQLVDSKASLAQLKEQHAAVDKQIRSMIGGNLSYDDVSREIKDTTQADLERKWELLSSRTTETQQRIATLQTQIGECVADMKHLADDNRLMVAQLELGCVNRKIQSLAQRWQTLATASCLVEEVCGKFERERQPETLREASSFLAQLTDGKYTRIWTPLGTNQLKIDSADGNPVPLEVLSRGTREAVFIALRLSLAAAYARRGVMLPLILDDVLVNFDGDRALHAAETLKTFAELGHQVMMFTCHDHIVDIFHSIDVEVRQLPAQGTPGRATILLPEEEEDQYEVEEEEEYVDEELLEEGEEELAEEPEAEPVEAQLPAEPEPSPEPEPEPVLPPEPEPVAVEPPAPEPPPAPKVKPIEKPRPPVKRKPKPVVVRDDFDDEAEYETDEVDEEPIAAASPSIGWAWFQREPADGKISTEERAAETLRAAHRAVNQELFESEAAQEEIPEEVWNRNDAWWDGSRVTT comes from the coding sequence ATGAAAGTCAAAGACCTGAACATCGATGGCTTCGGCGTCTGGACGGGGCTGAGCATCGATTCGCTGCCGGACGGCATGACGCTGTTCTACGGGCCCAACGAGGCCGGAAAGACGACGGTGATGCAATTCCTGCGCTCGATGCTGTACGGATTCACCGCCGAACGCCGCGAAAAATATTTGCCGCCGATCTACGGCGGAACACCGGGCGGGGCGGTTCGCGTGACCGGACCCGGCGGCGGCTATCAAATCCGCCGCCACGCCAAGATGACCGACGAAAGTGTGGTCGGCCAATTGGCGGTCACCGGCCAAGACGGATTGGCCCAAGGCCAACACCGGTTGAGCATGCTGCTCGGTCAGATCGACGAACCGATCTTTACCAACGTGTTCGCCATCGGCATGCGCGAGTTGCAGGAACTCAACACGCTCGATGACACCGCCGCGGCAGACGAACTGTACAAGCTGTCCAGCGGACTGGATCGCGTGTCGCTGGTCGATGTGATTCGCTCATTGCGAGACGGCCGCAAGTCCCTGATCGGACAATCCTCCAAGAACGCCAAAGCCGATGCGGACAAGCTGGAATCGTTGCTCCGACGGCGTGAAGACCTGCGCGATGAAGTCCAACGGCTGACCGGCCAGAGTCGTCGTTGGAGCGAATTGGCCAGTCTGCGCCAAACTCAGCAAAAGGAAATCAGTGACCTGCGCACCCGGATCACCGCCTGGGAACGCGAATCACGACACGTCGAAGCGGCGATCAGCGTCTTTGATCAGTGGACCGATCGGACCCGCATCGCCGGCGAGATCGCGGCGATCGAAGCCGAGACGCATCTGCCCGACGAGGCTCCCGGCCAACTGGTCCAGATCGAAGCGATGATTCAAGATCGTCGCACCAAGCTGGAAGAGGTCAAAACCAAGCGGCGGTCGCTGCGGGACAAGGCTGCCCAGCTGCCCGTCAGCGCCGGCATGCTGGACCTGCAAGGGCGAATCGAAGCGGCGACCGAACAGGCGACCTGGGTCGAATCGCTCGAGGAGCAGATCGAGAAGGTCGACACGCAGATCCTGAAAGCACGCAACCAACTGGTCGCCGACGCGGAAAAACTGGGGCTCAGCGATGAAGACCGCCAATCGATCATCAGCGGCGATTCGACGCAAATGCCCGACCTGTCGCGGCAAACCTTGTCGGCCCTCTCCGGTCCGGCCAAGCGAGTCAAAGAGCAACTGTTTCTATTGAAGCAGGCGCGCGGTGAAGGCGTCGAGCATAAGAAACGCATGGAGCACTTCGACGAAGAGCTCGGCGAGGTCTTGCAGCGCACGCGGGCGACGGACTTGCAACAAGCGATCCGTCAGGAAAACGAACACCTGGCTTCGCTCCGCCGCGCGATGCAGTTGGGCGAACACATCGAAAAACTGAAGCGGCATTACCGCTCGCTGGAAAACGAATCGGTCGATCTGTCCACCGCCGAAGTCCTGCCGATCGACAGCCTGTTGCTGATGGGGTTGCCGTTCGTCGTCGGCGGGGCGTGCTTGATCGTGGCGTTCTCCCACTTTTTGGGAATCACCTGGTTCTTGGCGGGCGAACCGACACCGACCGCCGGCATGGTCTGGATGCTGTTCGGATTGATGGCGATCACGCTGTATTTCTTCAGCAAACAGAACAATCATCGTTCGACGACCGTCGACCGCGAAGATTGCGACCGTCAAATCGACCTGCTGAGAAAACAGATTCGTGAGCTGGAAGCCGAAGAGGACGACGTCGAATCGGAGTTGCCCGGAAGCAGCCAGCCGATCGAATTTCGCGTCCGCCAGGCCGAACTGCTGCTGACCGATCTGGAGGCCAGCATGCCATCCTACCACGCCCACGCCGCGGCCAAACAGGCCTACGAGACGGCGCGCGCCAAAGCGGTCAAGGCCGCCGAAAACCTGAAAGCCGCCCGACGCCAGTGGTCGGCCACGCTGCGCAAACTCGGTCTCGCCGATTCGATGTCACCACGAAGCGTTCGCAAGCTGAGCGAAGGCTACGAAACGCTGCAAGGCAGTCTGCGACGTCTGGAAGAACTGCAGGCCGAAAAAGACCAACGCGAGCGCGAACGACAAGGCATCGCCAAACGGATCGAAGCACTGTACTCGGAATCGCTGCAGATCAGCGAAAAGGATCAACAGCAGGCCAGCAACGATGACCACTCCGACGACACCGCTCGGGAAGCGGCGGCGGAACCCGCACCCCGACGCGGCAGCCGGATCGGGCCGCTGGAGCAACTGAACCACCTGCAAGAAGAGATCCAGCGACAACGGCATTGGATCAAACGCCGTCGCGACCTCAAGGACCAGGACGCACAACTCAAACGCCAGCACGCGTCGCTCGCCCGTGCCATCGAACGCGGCGAACAACAACGTCGTGCGCTGTGGGCCAAGTGCGGCGTCGCCACCCCCGAGCAGTTCTATCAATTGGTCGACAGCAAAGCGAGTTTGGCGCAGCTGAAAGAGCAACATGCTGCGGTTGACAAACAGATCCGATCCATGATCGGCGGCAACCTGTCCTACGACGATGTCAGCCGCGAAATAAAGGACACGACACAAGCAGATCTGGAACGCAAATGGGAACTGCTCTCCTCACGCACGACCGAAACCCAACAACGCATCGCGACGTTGCAAACCCAGATCGGCGAATGCGTCGCCGACATGAAACACCTGGCCGACGACAATCGATTGATGGTTGCACAACTGGAACTCGGCTGCGTCAACCGAAAAATTCAATCGCTCGCACAGCGTTGGCAGACGTTGGCGACCGCCAGCTGTCTGGTCGAAGAGGTGTGCGGCAAGTTTGAACGCGAACGCCAACCGGAAACCCTGCGTGAAGCGTCTTCGTTCCTGGCCCAATTGACCGACGGAAAGTACACACGGATTTGGACCCCGCTGGGCACCAACCAGCTGAAAATCGATAGCGCCGACGGCAACCCTGTCCCCTTGGAAGTGCTCAGCCGCGGAACCCGCGAAGCCGTCTTCATCGCGCTGCGGTTGTCGTTGGCGGCGGCGTACGCGCGGCGTGGCGTCATGTTGCCGCTGATCCTGGACGACGTGCTGGTCAACTTCGACGGCGATCGCGCCTTGCACGCCGCCGAAACTCTGAAGACCTTCGCCGAACTCGGTCACCAGGTGATGATGTTCACCTGCCATGACCACATCGTCGACATCTTCCATTCGATCGACGTCGAAGTCCGACAGTTGCCGGCCCAAGGTACACCGGGACGGGCGACCATCCTGTTGCCCGAGGAAGAAGAGGACCAGTACGAAGTCGAGGAAGAGGAAGAATACGTCGACGAAGAATTGCTGGAGGAGGGCGAGGAAGAACTGGCCGAGGAGCCCGAAGCCGAACCGGTGGAAGCTCAATTGCCTGCCGAGCCTGAACCGAGTCCCGAGCCGGAGCCCGAACCCGTCCTCCCGCCGGAGCCTGAACCGGTCGCCGTGGAACCGCCCGCCCCCGAGCCCCCGCCGGCTCCCAAAGTCAAGCCGATCGAAAAACCGCGTCCGCCGGTCAAACGCAAGCCCAAACCCGTCGTGGTCCGCGACGACTTTGATGACGAAGCGGAATACGAGACCGACGAAGTGGACGAGGAACCGATCGCCGCCGCGTCGCCTTCGATCGGCTGGGCATGGTTCCAACGCGAACCGGCCGACGGAAAAATCAGCACCGAAGAGCGCGCGGCCGAAACGCTCCGAGCCGCCCACCGGGCGGTCAATCAAGAACTCTTCGAAAGCGAAGCGGCCCAGGAAGAGATCCCCGAGGAAGTTTGGAATCGCAACGACGCCTGGTGGGACGGCAGCCGCGTGACGACGTAA
- a CDS encoding metallophosphoesterase family protein, with the protein MPGESFRFIHASDFHLESPLGDLDELPPPLRDQMATAPHEAVKAVFEAALSSNIDFVVLSGDLLNPQAAGPYGMNLLLEQFEKLSAADTPVYWAAGNVDDPQKWPEAVVIPPNVTLFPKDRASDINIKRGGRTICRLIGRGSDGRSSLHVPGYECEPGDEFAIGVGYGDASLEMLDEARFDFWCLGGKHNRLELESDGEVVGLYSGSPQGRSLNEPGSHGFSVIDVDAERNVRVSEMPVDLFRYCNVRLRADEIAAVGSIENLLGERIVRLQHEAGGRHLIIGWDITADSGESLIEIGDGEALLEWVRHEYGHGAPAAWSTSLRIRPPQKYPKSWHEEDTILGDYLRIAAEHRKADGKSDGAAVNLLPMTEEHPGLPASTTTLLAEIPQTRRIETLDQATLLGVELLRGGKPNWVNKS; encoded by the coding sequence ATGCCGGGCGAATCTTTTCGATTCATCCACGCGAGTGATTTTCATCTGGAAAGCCCACTCGGTGACTTGGATGAACTGCCTCCACCGCTGCGCGACCAAATGGCCACCGCGCCTCACGAAGCCGTCAAGGCGGTGTTCGAGGCTGCGCTGTCGAGCAACATCGACTTTGTCGTTCTCTCCGGCGACCTGCTGAACCCGCAGGCGGCCGGACCGTACGGAATGAACCTGCTGTTGGAGCAGTTTGAAAAACTCAGCGCCGCCGACACCCCGGTCTACTGGGCGGCGGGCAACGTCGATGATCCCCAGAAGTGGCCCGAGGCGGTCGTGATCCCGCCGAACGTGACCCTGTTTCCCAAGGATCGCGCGAGCGACATCAACATCAAACGCGGCGGCCGAACGATTTGCCGATTGATCGGACGCGGCAGCGATGGTCGATCTTCGCTGCACGTGCCGGGATACGAATGCGAGCCCGGCGACGAGTTTGCCATCGGCGTCGGCTATGGCGATGCGTCGCTGGAAATGCTGGACGAAGCACGCTTCGACTTTTGGTGCCTCGGTGGAAAGCACAATCGGCTGGAATTGGAATCCGACGGCGAGGTCGTGGGGCTTTACAGCGGTTCGCCTCAAGGCCGATCGTTAAACGAGCCGGGTTCGCACGGGTTCTCCGTCATCGACGTGGATGCCGAGCGGAATGTTCGGGTCAGCGAAATGCCGGTCGATCTATTCCGCTACTGCAACGTTCGGCTGCGTGCCGACGAAATCGCCGCGGTGGGCAGCATCGAGAACCTGCTCGGCGAACGGATCGTACGTCTGCAACACGAAGCCGGCGGCAGACACCTGATCATCGGCTGGGACATCACCGCCGACAGTGGCGAGTCGTTGATTGAGATCGGCGACGGTGAAGCGCTGTTGGAATGGGTCCGCCATGAATACGGCCACGGTGCTCCGGCCGCATGGTCGACTTCGCTACGGATTCGACCACCTCAAAAGTATCCCAAATCGTGGCACGAAGAAGACACGATCCTGGGCGACTATCTGCGAATCGCCGCCGAGCACCGCAAAGCGGACGGCAAATCGGACGGTGCGGCGGTCAATCTGCTGCCGATGACCGAGGAACATCCGGGACTGCCGGCCAGCACGACCACGTTGCTGGCCGAGATCCCGCAAACACGTCGAATCGAAACGTTGGACCAGGCGACACTGCTGGGTGTCGAACTGCTCCGTGGCGGCAAGCCAAACTGGGTGAACAAATCATGA
- a CDS encoding EF-hand domain-containing protein has translation MPQHKYAAAIGFALLLACNNAVAQTEGPQPSSRDQAAETDPLSVVDSVEAALPLLMDHAKSDDPEIAAWAMAQIPALIEQVRKLKQQSDRIAEQRRLGIEGLDTQMVQYAKRLIGRYDLNGDQELSPEEYAKLLQSPAEADTDENGRVSLGEYAAWLQSRHRRRQ, from the coding sequence ATGCCCCAGCATAAGTATGCTGCCGCGATCGGCTTCGCGCTCCTGCTCGCCTGTAACAACGCAGTCGCGCAAACCGAGGGTCCTCAACCATCCTCCCGCGACCAGGCTGCCGAAACCGACCCGCTGTCGGTCGTGGATTCGGTCGAAGCTGCCTTGCCGCTGTTAATGGACCACGCCAAAAGCGATGACCCTGAAATCGCGGCCTGGGCGATGGCGCAGATTCCTGCGTTGATCGAACAAGTCCGCAAACTGAAGCAGCAATCAGACCGAATTGCCGAACAGAGACGCCTGGGGATCGAAGGGCTGGACACCCAAATGGTGCAGTATGCGAAACGACTGATCGGCAGGTATGACCTTAATGGCGATCAGGAACTGTCGCCGGAGGAGTACGCGAAGCTGCTGCAATCCCCCGCCGAAGCCGACACCGACGAAAACGGGCGAGTCAGCTTGGGCGAATACGCCGCGTGGTTGCAATCCCGGCACCGACGCCGTCAATGA
- a CDS encoding sulfatase-like hydrolase/transferase, which yields MLRLLIPLAVLLGGPFLSAAAAKQPDIILVMADDVGIEGLGCYGGVSYRTPNLDQMASAGVRFTHAYSQPLCTPTRVELMTGKDNHRNWTYFGILDPRERTFGHAMTDAGYATAIFGKWQLQSYDPPDLPGAEQRRGKGMHPKDAGFDQYALFHALHTEDKGSRYANPTMLEGTRGNEGTLKKYDGRYGEDVWVEKILAFLDQQTDKPRFVYYPMALPHWPFVPTPNSADWDPGKPQEEHLRYGSDMIEYMDTTMGNLLRGLRQRDLDRETIVIFYSDNGTHLQVTSKMSDGRSIPGGKAMPTQTGIHVPLIVHCPGRYKPAVADGIVEASDFYPTLLELAGAEKQNGKHTDGTSFVPQLTGRPTPRREAAFFWYDPRPGWDKEKFNRHVFALNKTHKLFRDGRLFRIGELPLKETLVQQDDEHDRSARAELQAVIDRAMEGVREPPLVDSHGNPLEL from the coding sequence ATGCTTCGTTTGTTGATTCCACTTGCCGTTCTGCTCGGCGGACCATTTCTTTCAGCGGCCGCTGCAAAACAGCCCGACATCATCCTGGTCATGGCCGACGATGTCGGGATCGAGGGGCTGGGATGTTACGGCGGCGTGTCCTATCGCACTCCGAATCTGGACCAAATGGCGTCCGCCGGGGTTCGCTTCACACACGCCTACTCCCAACCGCTGTGCACCCCGACGCGGGTGGAGTTGATGACGGGCAAGGACAATCATCGCAACTGGACTTACTTCGGGATCCTGGATCCGCGTGAACGAACGTTCGGACATGCGATGACCGATGCCGGCTACGCGACCGCGATTTTCGGCAAGTGGCAACTGCAATCCTACGATCCGCCCGACCTGCCCGGTGCCGAGCAGCGACGCGGCAAAGGCATGCACCCCAAGGACGCGGGATTCGACCAGTACGCATTGTTTCACGCGTTGCACACCGAAGACAAAGGATCACGTTACGCCAATCCGACGATGTTAGAAGGCACACGAGGCAACGAAGGCACGCTCAAGAAGTACGACGGTCGATACGGCGAAGACGTTTGGGTGGAAAAGATCCTGGCATTCCTGGACCAGCAAACCGACAAACCACGGTTCGTCTATTACCCGATGGCGCTGCCGCACTGGCCGTTCGTGCCGACACCCAACTCCGCGGATTGGGATCCCGGCAAACCGCAGGAAGAACATCTGCGTTATGGGAGCGACATGATCGAGTACATGGACACGACGATGGGAAACCTATTGCGTGGCTTGCGCCAGCGGGATCTCGATCGCGAAACGATCGTCATCTTCTACAGCGACAACGGCACCCACTTGCAGGTGACGTCCAAGATGAGCGATGGCCGCTCGATCCCCGGCGGCAAAGCGATGCCCACCCAGACCGGCATCCATGTGCCGCTGATCGTGCATTGCCCCGGCCGCTACAAACCCGCCGTGGCCGATGGCATCGTCGAAGCCTCCGATTTTTATCCGACCCTGTTGGAACTGGCAGGAGCGGAAAAACAGAACGGAAAACATACCGACGGCACCAGCTTCGTGCCTCAACTGACCGGCCGGCCGACGCCACGACGCGAGGCCGCATTCTTTTGGTACGACCCGCGACCGGGCTGGGATAAAGAAAAATTCAACCGCCACGTTTTCGCACTCAACAAGACCCACAAGCTGTTCCGCGACGGTCGACTGTTTCGGATCGGGGAACTGCCACTGAAAGAAACGCTCGTGCAGCAAGACGACGAACACGACCGCTCGGCGCGAGCCGAATTGCAAGCCGTGATCGATCGAGCGATGGAGGGTGTCAGGGAGCCGCCGTTGGTCGACTCCCACGGTAATCCGCTGGAATTGTGA
- a CDS encoding Uma2 family endonuclease: MSVVPKYIPRYTVDDYATWEGDWELWDGIAVSMSPSPFGVHQLVLFNLAAELRTQLLAQDCDAVVLGEIDWIVSRDTVVRPDVVVLCGDVPEKHIETTPGFVAEVLSESTSERDRTFKRDLYDEQGVAIYAILDPEHKTVQVYRRGEDGKWTSEPVVDSFQITLCDTCTVTVRLADLF; the protein is encoded by the coding sequence ATGTCCGTCGTTCCAAAGTACATTCCGCGATACACCGTTGATGACTACGCGACCTGGGAAGGCGACTGGGAGCTTTGGGACGGGATCGCCGTGTCGATGAGCCCCAGCCCGTTTGGAGTTCATCAACTGGTGCTGTTTAATCTCGCGGCAGAGCTCCGAACGCAGTTGCTGGCCCAGGATTGTGATGCGGTCGTGCTGGGCGAAATCGACTGGATCGTTTCTCGCGACACCGTGGTCCGACCGGACGTCGTGGTGTTGTGTGGCGATGTTCCCGAAAAGCACATTGAAACGACTCCCGGATTTGTCGCCGAGGTCTTATCAGAATCGACGTCTGAGCGTGACCGCACCTTCAAACGCGATCTGTACGACGAACAAGGCGTCGCGATTTACGCGATCCTGGACCCGGAGCACAAGACGGTCCAGGTCTACCGACGTGGAGAAGACGGCAAGTGGACCTCCGAGCCGGTCGTCGACTCGTTTCAGATCACGTTGTGCGACACCTGTACCGTGACCGTTCGCCTGGCCGATCTGTTTTGA
- a CDS encoding DUF1592 domain-containing protein, giving the protein MSATTAFSAEPDADRFEVAIKDHAGFDKPLRTFFSKYCNDCHAGGADEGGFETERLLVDLTDPATFARWEQVYDRVRGGEMPPADADQPHSADVDTFAALLSKPLTDVHAASKSTVLRRLNRRGYQNTLNDVFGTNLDLQSLLPEDARSHEFDTVGEALGLSMVHLQRYMDAAKLVLETAIAKQTAAPEPKTLTAWYKDTREAQQHVGKAWKLLDDGFVVRFAGGGYPTGMLRGSGVNEAGRYRVRVTGYAYQSEEPITFSVGGTSFAAGSDKPIYAFFEARPNQPTTVEFETWIEPRYMLAIEPYGIHDPGRYKRDSIDQYDGPGLAIGEVTVEGPLVDQYPSPGHHLIFDGLDRIEIPPRNPRDRSKPWYVPKFSIEPSDPVAAATTSLRRVAEATLRQPVSDDDLAPYVSLFSQQVDQGESFEDALRTAVTAILCSPRFLYLQEPAGALDDYALASRLSYFLHRTLPDGMLMDAAGAGQLTAAAGLRSQTDRLIRHERFQRFLVDFADSWLDLREMDLTAPDQTLFPEFDPFLRDSMPRETLAFLREMIESNLPVRNLIESDFAMLNSRLAEHYALPPIDGVAIRKVSLPADSIRGGLLSQASLLKVTANGTNTSPVTRGAWVMERIQGVTPSPPPPGIPGVEPDIRGATTLRELLDRHRDSESCRSCHAKIDPPGFALECFNPIGGYRDRYRSLGEGNRVDTEVNGRKVRYRLGPAVDASGEFDGTAFAGFRQFRRALAGEERLLATTFVVKLLTFATGRELGFSDRPEIDRIVTAAAENHYRARDLLHAAVASKIFLSK; this is encoded by the coding sequence TTGTCTGCAACGACTGCGTTTTCCGCCGAACCGGATGCAGATCGATTCGAAGTTGCCATCAAGGACCACGCCGGTTTCGACAAACCGCTGCGAACATTTTTTTCCAAGTACTGTAACGACTGTCACGCCGGGGGCGCAGACGAGGGGGGATTTGAAACGGAGCGGTTGCTCGTCGACTTGACCGATCCGGCCACGTTCGCGCGTTGGGAACAGGTCTATGACCGTGTCAGGGGCGGAGAGATGCCGCCGGCCGATGCCGATCAACCGCACTCGGCAGACGTCGACACCTTCGCCGCGTTGCTTTCCAAACCGCTGACCGACGTCCATGCGGCGAGCAAGTCGACCGTGCTGCGGCGGCTGAACCGTCGCGGATACCAAAACACGCTCAATGATGTCTTCGGGACGAATCTGGATCTGCAATCGCTGCTTCCCGAAGATGCCCGGTCGCACGAATTTGATACCGTCGGAGAAGCCCTCGGCTTGTCGATGGTTCACCTGCAACGCTACATGGATGCCGCCAAGTTGGTGCTGGAGACGGCGATCGCAAAACAGACCGCTGCACCAGAGCCGAAAACGCTGACCGCGTGGTACAAGGACACACGCGAAGCTCAACAGCATGTCGGCAAAGCATGGAAACTGCTCGATGACGGTTTCGTCGTCCGCTTCGCCGGCGGCGGTTATCCGACCGGGATGCTTCGCGGCAGCGGCGTCAACGAAGCGGGACGCTATCGCGTCCGGGTCACCGGGTACGCCTATCAATCCGAAGAACCGATCACGTTTTCGGTCGGTGGAACCAGTTTCGCCGCCGGCAGCGACAAGCCGATCTATGCGTTTTTTGAAGCCCGACCGAACCAGCCGACGACGGTTGAGTTCGAAACTTGGATCGAGCCACGCTACATGTTGGCGATTGAGCCCTACGGAATTCACGACCCAGGGCGGTACAAACGAGATTCGATTGATCAATACGACGGCCCGGGGTTGGCAATCGGTGAAGTGACGGTCGAGGGGCCGTTGGTCGATCAATACCCGTCGCCTGGGCATCACCTGATCTTTGACGGCCTGGATCGCATCGAAATCCCGCCGCGGAATCCGCGAGACCGCAGCAAGCCCTGGTACGTTCCGAAGTTCTCGATCGAACCGTCGGACCCGGTCGCCGCCGCAACGACGTCCCTGCGCCGTGTCGCCGAAGCTACCTTGCGACAACCGGTCTCCGACGATGACTTGGCGCCGTATGTCTCGCTTTTTTCCCAGCAAGTCGATCAAGGTGAATCGTTCGAAGACGCTCTTCGGACGGCGGTCACTGCGATCCTCTGTTCGCCTCGATTTCTGTACCTGCAAGAACCGGCCGGCGCGCTTGACGACTATGCCCTGGCAAGCCGATTGTCCTACTTTCTGCATCGGACGCTGCCCGACGGAATGCTGATGGACGCGGCCGGAGCCGGCCAACTGACCGCTGCCGCGGGGCTGCGTTCCCAAACCGATCGATTGATCCGGCACGAACGTTTCCAACGCTTTCTGGTCGACTTTGCCGATAGTTGGCTGGACCTTCGTGAAATGGACCTCACCGCCCCGGATCAAACGCTCTTTCCCGAGTTCGACCCGTTTCTTCGCGATTCGATGCCGCGTGAAACGTTGGCATTCCTGCGCGAGATGATCGAATCGAACCTGCCGGTCCGCAATTTGATCGAATCCGACTTTGCGATGCTCAACAGTCGCCTGGCCGAGCATTATGCGTTGCCGCCGATCGATGGCGTTGCGATCCGCAAGGTTTCCCTGCCCGCCGATTCGATTCGCGGCGGATTGCTCAGCCAAGCGAGCCTATTGAAAGTCACGGCCAACGGCACCAATACGTCACCGGTGACGCGCGGGGCGTGGGTGATGGAACGCATCCAAGGGGTCACGCCGTCACCTCCGCCGCCGGGGATTCCCGGAGTCGAACCGGACATCCGCGGGGCGACGACGTTACGTGAGCTGCTCGACAGGCACCGCGATTCGGAAAGTTGTCGCTCGTGCCACGCCAAGATCGATCCTCCCGGATTTGCGCTGGAGTGCTTCAACCCGATCGGAGGCTATCGGGATCGCTATCGATCGCTCGGCGAGGGCAATCGCGTCGACACCGAAGTCAACGGGCGCAAGGTCCGCTACCGACTCGGGCCGGCCGTCGATGCCTCAGGCGAATTCGACGGAACTGCGTTTGCCGGATTCCGCCAGTTTCGCCGTGCCCTGGCCGGCGAGGAACGTCTGTTGGCCACGACGTTTGTGGTCAAGCTGTTGACGTTTGCGACCGGGCGTGAGCTCGGGTTCTCCGATCGACCGGAGATCGATCGGATCGTCACCGCTGCTGCGGAGAATCACTACCGCGCCCGAGACCTGCTTCACGCCGCGGTGGCGAGCAAAATTTTCCTGTCAAAGTAA